The genomic stretch CGCCGAATACGGCGAATACATCGTAGAGGGCATAAAGCAGATCCGCGAAGCGGTCGCCGCAGGGCAAAAGATCGTTTCCATCTATTATTCGCCGCGCTATCGGGGAGAACTGACCGAACACGAACGGTCTGTACCCGTTTCGGACGAGGTGTTCGGAAAACTTTCCGAAGAAGTATCGCCGCAGGGGATACTCGCCGTGCTCGAAATACCCGAAAACGCGCCCGCAGCCCCGCAGGGCAACGCGCTGTTTCTGGACGGCATTTCCGATCCCGGAAACCTGGGCACGATCATCCGCACCGCAAACGGGGCGGGCTACGCCGATATTTATCTGAAAAACTGCACGGACCCGTACGCGCCCAAGTGTGTCCGTTCGGCAATGAGCGGACTCTTTTTCGTTCGCCTGCATTTTTTGAGCGAAAACGTTTATCCGTTTTTGGATGGGATTCCTTTCATTTGCGCGGATATGGGCGGAGAAAACGTGTATTCTTTTCGGCCGCCGCAAAAATTCGTGCTCGTTATCGGAAACGAGGCGAACGGCGTGAGCGAGGAAATGCGGAAAGTCTGCGAATATACGGTCAGTATCCCGATGCGGGAATGCTGCGAGAGCCTGAACGCGGGCGTTTCGGCGGGTATTTTGATGTATCATTTAAAGTACGCGAACAAGATCAATTAAACAGGAGGAACAGTCATGTCGGGACATAGCAAATGGCACAATATACAGGCGAAAAAAGGAAAGACGGACGCGGCGCGCGCCCGCGTATTTACCAAACTCGGAAGAGAGATTTCCGTTGCGGCGAAGGGCAACCCCAACCCCGATACCAACAGCAAACTGGCGGACGCGATCGCCAAGGCGAAAGCGAATAATATGCCCAACGACAACATCACCCGCTGTATAAAAAAGGCTGCGGGCGAATTGGGCGCCGTGAATTATGAAAATCTTACCTACGAGGGATACGGCGTCGGCGGCAGCGCTTTGATCATCACAACCCTGACCGATAATAAAAACAGAACGGTGGGCGATATCCGCAGCACGCTTTCCAAGTGCGGCGGTATGCTCGGCAACAGCGGCTGCGTTTCCTATATGTTCGACAACAAGGGATTGTTGGTGGTGGAAAAGACGCTGGATATGGACGAGGATACCATCACCGAATACGCCATCGAGGCGGGCGCGGACGATATCGTGTCGCAGGATGACGTGTTCGAGATTTTTACCGACCCCTTGAATTTTTCCGAAGTGCGCAAATTTTTGGTGGAAAAGGGCGTCGAGTTTCTGGAAGCGGATATCCGCATGATCCCGCAGAACAAGATCACGCTGACCGACGAAAATGTGGAAATCTTTTTGAAATTATTGGATAAACTGGACGAACTGGACGACGTGCAGGACGTCTATCATAACGTGGATTTGCCCGAGGAAGAGGACGAAGATTGATTTTTCCCGATTGGCAAAGTACTATGCGTGACACAAACCGTAAAAACGAGGTGATTTTATGACGGTACGGGAAACTTGCCTGAAAGCAAAAGAAAACAGCGGCGTTATCGCGACGGCTTGCGAAAAGGACATGAATGCCATGCTCGCCGCGGCCGCCGTCGCGCTGCGCGCGAACGCCGAATATATTATCGGCGAAAATAAAAAGGACGTTGACTCCTGTACCCGCGGCGAACAGTTTAAAGACCGCCTGATGCTGGACGAAAAGCGCATCGACGGCATCGCGCGGGGATTGGAAAAACTGACCGAGATCGAATGCCCCGTAGGAGAAATTTTAGAGGAGCGCACGCTGTACAACGGTTTGAAATTGCAGCGCGTGCGCGTGCCTATGGGCGTTCTCGGCATCATTTACGAGGCGCGCCCCAACGTCACGGCGGACGCGATCGCCCTCGCGATCAAGAGCGGAAACGCAGTCGTACTGCGCGGCAGCAAGGACGCGTATCTTTCCAACGCCGCGGTCACGAAAGTAATCAAGGACGCGATTGGAAATATCGGATACAATGCCGAATTTATTCAGTTGATCGAGGACGTTTCGCATGAGGGAGCAGCGGAACTGATGCGTATGAACGGCGTCGTGGACGTTCTGATCCCGCGCGGCAGCGCGGCGCTGATTCAGAACGCCGTGCAGAACGCAACCGTACCCATCATCGAGACGGGTACGGGAAACTGCCACGTTTATATGGAGAATTCCGCCGACCTTTCCATGGCGCTGCCCATTCTGATCAATTCCAAGACGCAGCGCACGTCGGTGTGCAACGCCTGCGAAAGCCTGCTTTTGGATGAGGATTTCGCAAAGAAACATTTGGCTGAGATCGTCGCCGCTTTGAAAGAAAAGGGCGTTGAGATCGTAGCGTGCGGCCGCAGCCGTAAAATCGTGCCCGAATTACAGGCGGCGAGCGAAGAGGACTTCTATACGGAATTTCTGGATATGAAAATTTCAATACGCATCGTGGACGGCGTGGACGACGCGATCGCTTGCGTCAACCGTTACGGCACGCACCATTCGGATACCATCGTCACCAACGACGAGCGCGCGGCGGAAAAGTTTTTGCAGGGGGTAGACAGCGCGGCGGTGTACTGGAACGCGAGCACGCGCTTTACCGACGGTTTCGAATTCGGGCTCGGCGCCGAGATGGGGATCTCCACGCAAAAACTTCACGCGCGTGGCCCTATGGGATTAAAAGAGTTGACTTCCTATAAATACGTGGTGCGCGGAAACGGTCAGATCCGCGGATAATTTTACCAGCGGAAAAATTTTCGGAGCCGCATATTCTCGGACAAGGTGCAGATAATAATATTGTCAGCAGCGGTAAAACAATCGGTTGTGAAGAGATAAGTAATGATAGATTGAATCAATGGTTTTTATTGTTTTACAGTTGCTTGCATATATATTGTTGCACGGAAAATAGTTTCGAGAAATGATATACATTTTGAATTACCTTTGCATGATTTAAATTTTTGTAACGTAATTTGCAGAGATAATTGAGATTGTATCGAGTGTCCGAATATATAAAAAGTGTGACGAAAAAAGAGGGAAGACGTAGAGAAATTTATGGATTTCCTCTCTTTTTTTATGCAAATTTTTTTGCGCGATTGTGTTTACAAGCCAATTATTTTGTGCTACAATATTTGCAATTTCATTTTGGAGGTGCGAATGGCAAAAAAGAGCAAAGCGCAGAAACAAGTGGAAAAAACCGTAAAAAAGACGCATAAAGCGACCGTCGTTTTGGCGGTTCTATTTTTGCTCATCGGTATAGCCGCGGGCGTCGGCGCGTCATGGTTTTTGACGAAAGACGATACGTTCGAACTCAACGGCGAAAAGGTGATCCGTCTGACGGTGGGCGATACGTACGAGGAACAGGGCGCGAAAGCGATCTCCTTCGGGAAAGATATTTCTTCCAAGGTTCAGATCTCGGGCGACAAACCCGATCTTGCCGTCGCAGGCGAGTATCAGATCGTCTATAAAGTCGATGATTTCCGTTATAAAGATTATCAACTTGTGAGAAGAGTGGTCGTAGAGGACGCGGGAGGAGAAACCAATGGCTAAAAAACAAAAAACGTTTTCTCTCACCATAGCGGCGTGCCTGCTCGCGTTCGTGATCGGCGCGGTGGCGGGTTTCGCCATGTGGACGGTCTATAAAAATCCCAAGGGCGGCGACGTGTACGTCAGCGGCGATCTGCAAATTCATTTTATGGAACTCGGAAACAACTACACGGGCGACAGTATCTACATAAAGGCGGGCGAAACGGATATTCTCATCGACGCGGGTTCCCGCGCGAACAGCACCGATGCGACTTCGGAATATATTGACCGATACTGTACGGACGGTACGCTCGAATATGTCGTCGCGACACACGCTGACCAGGATCATATCGCGGGCTTTGCCGGGAGCAGTTCCTCGCCGAGCATGTTCGAACGCTACAAATGCGAAACGATCATCGATTTTGCACTCACGAACAAGACCACGCAGGTCTATCAGAATTACGTGAAAAAGCGCGATGCCGCGGTCGCACAGGGCGCGAAACATTACAACGCCCTGCAATGTTATAAGGGAGAAAACGGCGCGCAGCGCGTGTACGAACTTTCCGACGGCATTAAAATGGAAATTTTATATCAGGAATTCTACGAAAACAAGTCGAGCGATGAAAACAATTATTCCGTGTGCCTTATGTTCAATCAGGGCGACAAGCATTTTCTCTTTACGGGAGATCTCGAAGAGGACGGTGAGATTTCGCTCGTCGAATCCAACGAACTTCCCAAAGTCGAACTGTTCAAGGCGGGACACCACGGCTCGAAAACTTCGTCCAACGACGTTTTGCTGAAAGTCATAGAGCCCGAGATCGTATGCGTCTGCTGCTGTGCGGGCAGTGTGGAGTACACGCAGAATTTTGAAAACACTTTCCCCACGCAGGCGATGATAGACCGCGTTTCGCTGTATACCGACCGTGTGTACGTGACGACCGTGGGCGAGGTCGTATATAACGCGGATAAGGAAAAATACGAAGATAACGGTTTCGGTCCGCTCAACGGGAACATCGTAGTTACCTCGAATAAAAGCGGCGTAAACGTGCAGTGTTCGCACGATAACGCGGTCCTGAAAGACACGAAATGGTTCAAAGATAACCGAACGATGCCGAGCGCGTGGTCGTAAAAGCGTAAAATAAGCAGGAATGACGAAAAATATCGCCTACCTGCTTTTTTTATACGTAAAATTCTTGATAAATCGCCCGAAAAGTATTAAAATAGATATGTTATTCAGTAGTATTAGGAGATTTATTTTGATTCGAAACGATTTAAGAAACGTTGCCATCATCGCACACGTGGACCACGGCAAAACGACGCTCGTTGATCAGATGCTGAAACAGAGCGGCACGTTCAGAGAAAATCAGGTCGTGCAGGAAAGAGTCATGGACTCGAATGATCTGGAAAAAGAAAGAGGCATCACCATTCTCGCAAAAAACACGTCCGTCAACTATCACGGCGTGAAGATCAATATCATCGATACTCCCGGGCACGCCGATTTCGGCGGTGAAGTGGAGCGCGTGCTGAAAATGGTCAACGGCGTTCTCATTCTCGTGGACGCGGCGGAAGGCCCCATGCCGCAGACGCGTTTCGTCATGCAGAAAGCGCTGGAAATGAACCATAAACTGATCATCGTCGTCAATAAGGTGGACAGGCCCGACGCGCGTATCGCGGAAGTCGAGGACGAAATTTTAGAACTTCTGATCGATCTGAATGCTTCGGACGACCAACTGGAAAGCCCCATTCTCTTCTGTTCGGGCCGCGCGGGCACCGCGTCGCGTTACGCCGACAAAGACGGCAAAGATCTCACCCCGCTGTTCGATACCATTTTAAACCACGTGCCGCCCATGGAAGTGAACGAGCGCGCGCCTTTGCAGATCCTCGTGTCTTCCATCGATTACAACGAATACGTGGGGCGCATCGGCGTAGGGCGTATCGAGCGCGGCACCGCCGTCGCCAACCAGGAGATCACGGTCTGCAATTATAACGATTTTACCATGAAAAAGCGCGGTAAACTCGTCAACCTGTACCAGATAGAGGGACTGAGCCGTACGCCCGTACAGTCGGCTGCGGCGGGCGATATCGTCTGTTTTTCGGGACTGGAAGGCATCAACATCGGCGATACCATCTGCGCGAACGACTGTGTGGAGGCGGTCAAATTCGTCAAGATCAGCGAACCGACCGTGGAGATGACGTTTTCCGTAAACGATTCTCCCTTTGCGGGCAAAGAGGGGAAATTCGTCACCAGCCGCCATCTGCGCGAAAGGCTGTACCGCGAACTTTTAAAGGACGTTTCCCTGAAAGTGGAAGATACCGACACCGCGGAGGCGTTCAAGGTGAGCGGCCGCGGCGAAATGCACCTTTCCATTCTCATCGAGACCATGCGCCGCGAGGGGTATGAGTTTCAGGTGAGCACGCCCAAGGTCCTGTTCAAGACCATCGACGGGCATCTCTATGAGCCTGTGGAGCGACTGATTGTGGACGTCCCCGAGGACAGCACCGGTCCCGTGTTCCAGAGCATGGGCGAGCGCAAAGGGGAACTCGTGCACATGGGCGCGGTGGGTTCCCGTATGCGCCTGGAATTTATCATCCCCGCGCGCGGACTGTTCGGCTATAAGAGCGACTTTCTCACTTCGACGAAGGGCGAAGGCGTCATGAACTCCATATTCTACGAATATCAGCCGTATAAGGGCGAGTTAAAGCGCCGCGACACAGGCTCTCTCGTCGCGTTTGAAACGGGCGAGGCGGTTTCTTACGGGCTGTTCAACGCGCAGGACAGAGGCGTTCTGTTCGTCGATCCGGGCACGCAGGTCTATGAAGGGATGGTCGTGGGTGTTTCCCCCAAATCCGACGACATCAACGTAAACGTCTGCAAGAAAAAGCATATGACGAATACCCGCGCTTCGGGCAGCGACGACGCGATGCGGCTCAACTCGCCCAAAAAGATGAGCCTGGAAGAATGCCTCGAATTTTTGAACGACGACGAATTATTGGAAGTGACGCCCCGGACGCTGCGGATCCGCAAGCGGATTTTGGACAGCGAACTTCGCGCCAAAGCCAAGGCGCGCGAGAAAAAGGCATAATTCTTTGTTTTTCGGCATAGAATAACCCGACAAGACTTCGGGGGTATTTTATGGAAGAAAAGACGCAAACAGTTACGATCGAACAGCAGAAAAAGATTACGATGACGAGCGTGGAGAGCGTGGATTCTTTTTCTACGCAGCAGATCACGCTCACCGTCGAAGGCGGACGGGCGGTGATCACGGGCGACGCGCTCAAAATCGTCAATTTTTCCAAAACCAACGGAAATTTCGCTGCGGAAGGGAAAATTTCGGGACTGAAATATCTCGGCAAGCGCGACAAACTCGCCAAAAGGCTGTTCCGCTGATGGAAGATACCGTCAATCAGATCTATATTCTGATCGTATGCCTGTTTTCGGGCATACTCGGCGGCGTTTTGTACGAGCCTTTTTATCTGTTCCGACGGCTGATAAACAAACGCGCCGCGGGAATCATCGCGGATATTCTCTTTTTTCTGTTATTCGCGGGAATTTTCGTTCTGTTGTCCGTCATATACGATTTCCCCGCAACGCGGCCGTATATGCTTATGGGTGCGCTCGGCGGACTCCTGCTGTACCTCGTAAGTTTACACAGAATACTTGCTTTTTTGACAGAAAAGTTGTATAATAGCGCCAAGAAACTAATCTTGCGTATTAAGCGCAATTTTTCGGGAAAAAGGAATGAAAGAAGAAAAGTTTAAAAAAATCGTCGTCGCCGCTACGGTCACCGCCGTGACGCTGCTGTTTATTTTAATCGTATTCTGGGTGTACCAACTGATTTCCGTTTCCGTGCGCAACCGCGAGATCCAAAAGTTGCAAGACGAGATCGCCTATTATCAGGAACTGATCGAAAGCGGAAACTTGAGCATCGACGAAGTGTATACCGCGCGTTGGTGGATCGAAAAGCGCGCGCTTGAACTCGGCATGAAGTATCCCGGATATTCAGCGGAATGAGGATGATTTAAATATGAAATGTTCGGTCATTGATATCGGTTCGAATTCCGTCCGCCTGTTGTTATGGGCGGACGGAAAAACTTTATATAAGAAACTGTGCACCACGCGCCTGGGTGAAGGTCTGTCGAAAAGCGGCGTTCTGACGGGGGAAGCGATCACGCGCACGGCAAACGCCGTGGCGCGCTTTTGCGAAGAGGCGAAGACAGAGGGGGCGGAACGCATATTTGCGTTTGCGACCGCGGCGGTCCGCCGCGCTTTCAACGGCTCCCGGTTCGTCGCCGCTGTGAAAGAGATCTGCGGACTGGACGTGGACGTGCTGTCAGGCGAACGCGAGGCGGAGATCGGCTTTCTGGGCGCGCTCGGCGGCAACGACGGCGGCGTTCTGGATATCGGCGGGGCGAGTACGGAGATCCTCGTCGGGCAAAGCGGGCGCATTCTCTATGCAAAGAGCCTGGATATCGGCGCGGTTCGTTTAAAAGACTTGTGCGGCGAGGATAAAGGAAAACTTTTGACCGTCATCGACGAAAAGATCTCGCCTTTTGCAAGCGTGCCGCAATGTCCGATGTTCGCCATCGGCGGCACCGCGACCACGCTCGTTTCCCTGCATAAAAAAATGAAAGTCTACGAGCCGTCGGCGGTGCACGGCAGCGTTTTGACGCAAGAAGAAGTTCGGGCGCTCGCGGACAAACTTTTGTCGTGCACGCAGGATGAACGGCTCGCGATGGACGGCATGGAAAAGGGGCGGGCGGACGTTATCGGCGGCGGCGCGCTTTTGATGAGCCGCGTCATGGAAAAGATCGGCGCACGGCAAATTACCGTGAGCGTGCGCGACAATCTCGAAGGCTATTTGATCGGCAAAAAGGAGCGGGGCGAACTATGAGAAAACTGCATACCGCGTATAAAGTTTTCGACGCGGCCGCCGCGATCTGTATCGCCGTTCTGATCGTATGGGCGGCTTATGCGAAATTCGGCGGGGAATTCGGATCCGTACTCATCGCCGCGAGCCTCGTGCTCGGAGGGCTCGTATGTAGTTTTCTCTGCGACGTGTTGCACGAGGCAGGGCATCTGCTGTTCGGGAAAATCTGCAATTTTTCCTTCAACAGCGTGCGCGTCGGGTTTGTGAAGATCTACAAAAAAGACGGGTATATCCGCGTCACGGCAAAGGAACTTCCCGAATCCGTCGCGGGCGCGACGGAGATGCTGCCGCGTAATTCCGAAAAGTTGTATCCCCGTTTTTTATGGACGGTCGCGGGCGGGCTGCTCTTTTCTTTTCTTGCGTTTGCCGCGCTGTTTGCCTGTTTCCTTTTTTACCGCAGGCTCCCGTTTGCCGTCTTTGCGCTGACCTGCACAGGGCTGCCTTATGCCTTTCATCTTTTTTTCTATAATCTCCTGCCGCTCGACAACGACAGTCTTTTTACGGACGGCGCCATTTTCTGGGGGCTTTTGCACAGGGACGCTTCTTACCGCACGGCAGTCAATATCCTCGCCGTCGAGGGCTATCTGAACGAGGGGCTCGCGCCCGCGGAGATCGATGCCGAACTATATTTCGGTCTGCCGCAGTTGCCTGAGGACGATATCAACTTTATCATCCTTACGTCCTATCGGCTGATGTACTATCTCGACGCGGACGACAAGGCCAAGGCGGTCGCCGCCTGCGAACGGTTGGAAAGCCTGATGGAATACGTTCCCGAGTATTACGAGAAAGATATCGCGTCGGACATACTCTTTTGCGAATGTTCTCTGAAAAGGGACGCGGCGCTCGCGGAAAGTATGTATCCCGCGCTCGCAACGCATCTGTTGCGGGAAGACACGCTCGCGTCGCACCGCATTCTGGCCGCCTATGAACTGTACGTGAACGGCGACAAGACTGCCGCGCTCTCGCACGTGAACGAGGCGCAGAAGAAGGCGGAAACGCATCAGATCCCGGGACTCGTAAAATACGAAAAAAAGTTGCTCGCCCGTATCCGCGGCGATATAGTAAGATAAAAAAAGAGAGGAGTCGTTTAAAACGCCTCTTCTCTTTTTTTAACAGAGTTTGGACATTGTTCCGCTGCAATCGGGACACATATCGCTTTGCGCATTCATGCATTCCTTGCAGACGTACGCGCCGCATTCGTAGCATACGTACATGTCGTTGGGTTCGACCTGTTTTTGGCATTTTCCGCATAATAATTTCATAAAAGAAACCTCCCGTTCCCGTTTGAAACAAGTATTGGCAAATTTTTCTTTTTTATTCCCCGAAAAAAGTTTTTTGCGGATTGTCAAAATGTAGTGGTTTATGTCAAGCGTTTGCCTTTCGCGGCTTGTGCGGCTGATTTCGCGCCTTAAAACGCATCGCTGAAAATTTATTTATACAAAACGAACGCAAAACGCTTTATTTTAAACGCAAAATATGGTATAATAATACCAATAAAATCCGCAAGTGAAAGCACTTGTTTTCAGGAGAAACAACATATGTCAGAAAAAGTGCAAGGCGAATACGGCGAGGAGCAGATACAGGTTCTGGAAGGTCTGGACCCGGTACGCAAACGCCCCGGAATGTATATCGGTTCTACCGATGAACGGGGACTTCATCACCTCGTGCAGGAAATCGTCGATAACTCCATAGACGAAGCGTTGGCGGGCTACTGCGATACCATCCGCTGCGTGATCAATAAGGACGGCTCCTGCTCCGTGCAGGATAACGGCCGCGGTATCCCTACGGGTATTCACCCCAAAGAGGGTGTATCTTCCGTCGAACTCGTATTGACCAAACTCCACGCGGGCGGCAAATTCGGCGGCGGGGGCTATAAGATCTCGGGTGGTTTGCACGGCGTCGGTCTGTCAGTCGTCAACGCGCTCTCCGAATGGCTGGAAGTGGAAGTCTATCAGAACGGAAATATTTATAAGCAAATTTTTAATCGCGGCATACCGCAGAAAGCGCTTTCGATCGTCGGTCAAACGGACATTACGGGGACAAAGGTCACGTTCTATCCCGACGAGGAAATTTTCGAAACGCTCATTTTCAATTACGAAAATCTGAAAGTGCGTCTGCGCGAGTTGGCGTATTTGAATAAAGGACTGACTATTTCCATCCGCGACGAGCGGGAAGAAAAACCCAAGTTCGACGAGTTCTGCTACGAGGGCGGCATTCTGCACTTCGTGGAAGACATGAACAAAAATAAAGAGGTTCTCTTCGGCGAGCCCGTCTATTTCGAAGAGGAACAGGGCGACAGCGCGATCGAAGTCGCCATTCAGTACAATGACGGTTACAGCGAACTCATCATGAGTTACGCCAACAATATCCATACCGAAGAGGGCGGCACGCATCTGGAAGGCTTCAAAGCCGCGCTCACCAAAGTCATCAACGACGCGGGACGCCGTCTGAACATCCTGAAAGAAAACGACAAACTTTCGGGCGACGACGTGCGCGAAGGCATTACCGCCGTCGTTTCCGTCAAACTCACCGAACCGCAGTTCGAGGGGCAGACCAAAACAAAACTCGGCAACAGCGCGATGCGCGCGTTCGTCATGAAGGCGACGACCGAGCATTTGGGCACCTATCTCGAAGAAAATCCCTCGGTGGCAAAAGAACTTATTCTCCGCTGTATCACCGCGCAGAAAGCGCGCGACGCCGCGAGAAACGCGCGCGAACTGACGAGGCGTAAGGGTATCCTGGAAAGCACGACGCTGCCCGGCAAACTTGCCGATTGCAGCGAAAAGCGGGCGGAACTGTGCGAGATCTATATCGTCGAGGGCGACAGCGCAGGCGGCACCGCAAAACAGGGCCGCGATCGCCGTTTTCAGGCGATTTTGCCCCTTCGCGGCAAAATATTGAACGTGGAAAAGGCGCGTATCAACCGCGTTCTGGAAAATCTGGAGATCAAGAGCATGATCACCGCGTTCGGCTGCGGCATTTCCGAAGATTTCGACGAGAGCAAACTGCGCTACGACCGCATCATCTGCATGACCGATGCCGACGTAGACGGCAGCCATATCAGGATTTTGCTTTTGACTTTCTTTTTCCGCTATATGCGTCCCCTGGTCCAGAACGGGCACGTTTATATCGCACAGCCGCCGCTGTACAAGGCGACGCGCGGGAAAGAGGAAAAATATATGTATTCGGACCAGGAATTGGACGAGTACAGAAATTCCAATCCAGGAAAATTCGACTTGCAGCGTTACAAGGGCCTCGGCGAAATGAACAAGGAACAACTTTGGGAAACGACGATGAATCCCTCCACGCGCACGCTGCTTCGCGTCACCATGAAAGACGCGGTGGAAGCGGATGAAATGTTTTCGCTCCTGATGGGCGAAAAGCCCGAACTTCGCAGACAGTTCATCGAAGAGAACGCGAAACTCGTTGCCGAACTGGATATCTGAGGTAAAAGAATATGGCTAAAAAAGAAACCAGTCCCGAACTTACCGAAGAGTTTAAAAAAACTCTTGAAATGACCAATATGATCAACGTCGAAGTGGACGACGAGTTAAAAAAATCCTTCATCGCCTATGCGATGGCGGTCAACGTCAGCCGCGCCATTCCGGACGTGCGCGACGGGTTGAAACCCGTCCATCGACGTATTTTGTATTCCATGCACGAAATGGGGCTGTACAACGACAAGGCGTACCGCAAATGCGCCCGTATCGTCGGCGACGTTCTCGGTAAATATCACCCGCATGGCGACTCAGCCGTGTACGACGCGCTCGTGCGGCTTGCACAGGATTTCACCATCAATTTTCCCTTGGTAGACGGGCACGGAAACTTCGGTTCCGTCGACGGCGATCCTCCCGCGGCAATGCGTTATACCGAGGCGAGAATGTCCAAACTCGCGGCGGAAATGCTGCGCGATCTGGATAAGGAAACGGTGGATTATTATCCCACGTTCGACGATACTTCCATGCAGCCGTGCGTATTGCCCGCGCGCTTTCCCAACCTGTTGGTCAACGGCAGCGACGGCATCGCAGTCGGCATGGCGACGAACATTCCGCCGCACAATCTTGCGGAAGTCATCGGGGCGGTCATCGCGCAGATAGACAATCCCGAGATCACCATCGACGAACTGATGGAATACGTACCCGCTCCCGATTTTCCTACGGGTGCCATTCTGATGGGGCGCGCGGGCGTAAAGCGTGCATACCGCACGGGCCGCGGCAGTTTCGTTCTCAGGGCGAAGTGCGAAATCGAAGATTACAATTCGGGCAACACCGTCCGTTCGAGGATCATCGTCACCGAGATCCCGTATCAGGTAAATAAGGCGCGTCTGATCGAAAATATCGCCGACCTTGTCAAAGAAAAACGGATCGAGGGTATTTCCGATATCCGCGAGGAATCCGACCGTGACGGTATGCGCATCGTCATCGAGATCAAAAAGGACGCGAACCCGCAAGTTGTTTTAAATCTTTTGTACAAACATACCGCGTTGCAGACTTCCAACGGCATTATTTTCCTCGCTTTGCGCGACGGCGAGCCGAAAGTCCTCAATCTAAAAGAGATCATCGACTGCTATATCCGTCATCAGATCGATGTTATCGTGCGCCGTACCAAATTCGATCTGAACAAAGCGGAAGAGCGCGCCCATATCGTCAGCGGACTCGTGCTCGCTCTGGCGAACATCGACGAAGTGATCGCCATTATCAAGGGATCGAAAGATAAATTCGTCGCGATCGACAAGTTGATGGCTACGTTCGAACTTTCCGAAAAGCAAGCCAACGCCATCATGGAAATGCGCCTGCAAAGACTCACTTCGCTGGAAGTCGATAAACTGGAAGAGGAACTGACGCAGTTGCAGGCGACCATCGCCGATTTACGGGATATCCTCGCCAACGAAACGCGCGTTCTGGAGATCATCAAGACCGACCTTCGCACGATCATGGAAAAGTATCCTTCCGAGCGCCGCACCGAACTTTCCTACGACTACGGCGAAATCGATATCGAAGATCTGATCGAGCGCGAGGACGTCGTCATCACCATGACGCATTCGGGCTACATCAAGCGTCAGCCTGTTGCCGAATACAAGGCGCAAAGGCGAGGCGGCATGGGCATTACGGCGCATAAGCCCAAGGACGAGGACTTTGTCGAACGACTGTTCATTTCTTCCACGCACGACGAAATTCTTTTCTTCTCCAGTTTCGGAAAA from Candidatus Borkfalkia ceftriaxoniphila encodes the following:
- a CDS encoding YabP/YqfC family sporulation protein, producing the protein MEEKTQTVTIEQQKKITMTSVESVDSFSTQQITLTVEGGRAVITGDALKIVNFSKTNGNFAAEGKISGLKYLGKRDKLAKRLFR
- a CDS encoding DUF1272 domain-containing protein, producing the protein MKLLCGKCQKQVEPNDMYVCYECGAYVCKECMNAQSDMCPDCSGTMSKLC
- the gyrB gene encoding DNA topoisomerase (ATP-hydrolyzing) subunit B, which encodes MSEKVQGEYGEEQIQVLEGLDPVRKRPGMYIGSTDERGLHHLVQEIVDNSIDEALAGYCDTIRCVINKDGSCSVQDNGRGIPTGIHPKEGVSSVELVLTKLHAGGKFGGGGYKISGGLHGVGLSVVNALSEWLEVEVYQNGNIYKQIFNRGIPQKALSIVGQTDITGTKVTFYPDEEIFETLIFNYENLKVRLRELAYLNKGLTISIRDEREEKPKFDEFCYEGGILHFVEDMNKNKEVLFGEPVYFEEEQGDSAIEVAIQYNDGYSELIMSYANNIHTEEGGTHLEGFKAALTKVINDAGRRLNILKENDKLSGDDVREGITAVVSVKLTEPQFEGQTKTKLGNSAMRAFVMKATTEHLGTYLEENPSVAKELILRCITAQKARDAARNARELTRRKGILESTTLPGKLADCSEKRAELCEIYIVEGDSAGGTAKQGRDRRFQAILPLRGKILNVEKARINRVLENLEIKSMITAFGCGISEDFDESKLRYDRIICMTDADVDGSHIRILLLTFFFRYMRPLVQNGHVYIAQPPLYKATRGKEEKYMYSDQELDEYRNSNPGKFDLQRYKGLGEMNKEQLWETTMNPSTRTLLRVTMKDAVEADEMFSLLMGEKPELRRQFIEENAKLVAELDI
- a CDS encoding zinc metalloprotease; amino-acid sequence: MRKLHTAYKVFDAAAAICIAVLIVWAAYAKFGGEFGSVLIAASLVLGGLVCSFLCDVLHEAGHLLFGKICNFSFNSVRVGFVKIYKKDGYIRVTAKELPESVAGATEMLPRNSEKLYPRFLWTVAGGLLFSFLAFAALFACFLFYRRLPFAVFALTCTGLPYAFHLFFYNLLPLDNDSLFTDGAIFWGLLHRDASYRTAVNILAVEGYLNEGLAPAEIDAELYFGLPQLPEDDINFIILTSYRLMYYLDADDKAKAVAACERLESLMEYVPEYYEKDIASDILFCECSLKRDAALAESMYPALATHLLREDTLASHRILAAYELYVNGDKTAALSHVNEAQKKAETHQIPGLVKYEKKLLARIRGDIVR
- a CDS encoding Ppx/GppA phosphatase family protein; this encodes MKCSVIDIGSNSVRLLLWADGKTLYKKLCTTRLGEGLSKSGVLTGEAITRTANAVARFCEEAKTEGAERIFAFATAAVRRAFNGSRFVAAVKEICGLDVDVLSGEREAEIGFLGALGGNDGGVLDIGGASTEILVGQSGRILYAKSLDIGAVRLKDLCGEDKGKLLTVIDEKISPFASVPQCPMFAIGGTATTLVSLHKKMKVYEPSAVHGSVLTQEEVRALADKLLSCTQDERLAMDGMEKGRADVIGGGALLMSRVMEKIGARQITVSVRDNLEGYLIGKKERGEL
- the yabQ gene encoding spore cortex biosynthesis protein YabQ — its product is MEDTVNQIYILIVCLFSGILGGVLYEPFYLFRRLINKRAAGIIADILFFLLFAGIFVLLSVIYDFPATRPYMLMGALGGLLLYLVSLHRILAFLTEKLYNSAKKLILRIKRNFSGKRNERRKV